In Tumebacillus amylolyticus, a single window of DNA contains:
- a CDS encoding GerAB/ArcD/ProY family transporter, with protein sequence MRENRYFFYLVSLNMLTNVTMFVPHVLIEERFRGGMSSAVASVLIGMTLLILFTMQLKKIDHFTLPKVLQNAYPTWFRVPYTVLLGLFWMTAGATSLISYTEMTRRFLSPETSSMLILGILLLLVVGVSYMESDLLMYGVEVVFIVVVPLVVFLLGKSLFSKTMNWIEVTDVITHTWNAPSLKGIGATTYVFSGYTNMLIFSRSFPARLRKIHYLIMGLLGFSIIMTSFLIPIGFLGSYSVEHYSFPWVATADAMRMEFFFIERVLGPFLILYLALSTISTIVHWHVGCQLFDSLFSMPKKRRRQIVLGVFFLLTLALQKVLGNEHEMYSFATRWLTFRLFAEISLVAVVMYGVRRWKKSS encoded by the coding sequence GTGAGAGAAAATCGCTACTTTTTCTACCTCGTCAGCTTAAACATGCTGACCAATGTCACGATGTTCGTCCCTCATGTGTTGATCGAAGAGCGTTTTCGCGGCGGGATGAGTTCTGCCGTGGCATCGGTTCTGATCGGGATGACGTTGTTGATTTTGTTCACGATGCAGTTGAAAAAAATCGACCACTTCACCCTGCCCAAAGTTCTGCAAAACGCCTACCCGACGTGGTTTCGTGTGCCCTATACCGTTCTGCTCGGTTTGTTTTGGATGACGGCGGGCGCGACGAGTCTGATTTCCTACACCGAGATGACGCGCCGCTTCCTCTCCCCGGAGACGTCGTCGATGCTGATCCTCGGCATATTGTTGCTTTTGGTGGTCGGGGTGAGCTATATGGAGTCCGATCTGTTGATGTACGGGGTGGAAGTGGTCTTCATCGTCGTCGTGCCATTGGTCGTGTTTTTGCTCGGCAAGTCGTTGTTCTCCAAGACCATGAATTGGATCGAGGTCACGGACGTCATAACCCATACGTGGAACGCTCCCAGTCTGAAGGGAATCGGCGCGACGACGTATGTGTTTTCCGGGTATACGAACATGTTGATTTTCTCCCGCAGTTTTCCGGCCCGTTTGCGCAAGATTCATTATCTGATCATGGGTCTGCTCGGCTTTTCGATCATCATGACCTCGTTCCTGATCCCCATTGGATTTCTCGGGTCGTATTCGGTCGAGCACTATTCGTTCCCGTGGGTCGCCACCGCCGATGCGATGCGCATGGAGTTTTTCTTCATTGAGCGCGTGTTGGGTCCGTTCTTGATCCTCTACTTGGCCCTGTCGACCATCTCCACGATCGTCCACTGGCATGTCGGCTGCCAACTGTTCGACAGTCTGTTTTCGATGCCGAAGAAAAGACGCCGTCAGATCGTCTTGGGCGTTTTTTTTCTCCTAACCTTGGCCTTGCAAAAAGTGCTGGGCAACGAGCATGAGATGTACAGTTTTGCGACGCGCTGGCTGACCTTTCGTCTATTTGCCGAGATCTCATTGGTCGCCGTCGTGATGTACGGCGTAAGGAGGTGGAAGAAATCGTCATGA
- a CDS encoding spore germination protein, which yields MRKSDYEQLKQTLRDGLAQSSDVEDREMTCGTLTARLLYLKTLCDPQKVQRFLIMPFWELRSEQEFGNFLLSFPDSSIGVHLSGVTDKLLDGYVAVFLGERLYLFEAALQSSSGVTEANVETVVQGPQDALTENLETSLNMLRARYQSPTLRVEMFTVGKQSKTKIALVYDRERAIEKQIEEIRHKLNTIDTDMLQAAGQLEKLLDPRKLHLFPTMLSTERPDRTVHNISKGKLALLTDKAGFALITPSIFSDFFSSMDDLYFQNVVGRFLLTLRYIGLALTLIMPSLYVVITSYNPEFVRVQLAFSIASSRAAVPYPSYLEVLFMLLMMEFLAEASIRLPRAIGPTATTVGGLILGQAATEAGLVSNIMIIIVSVVAISNFVIPINSMSFTIRVVKYPLLLLSTLFGFFGMMVGLMALAFYVSSITTLGTPYVKLFRKGDKS from the coding sequence ATGCGAAAGTCGGATTATGAGCAACTGAAGCAAACCTTGCGCGACGGCCTCGCCCAATCGTCCGATGTGGAAGACCGTGAGATGACGTGTGGAACCCTTACGGCCCGACTTCTCTATTTGAAAACACTCTGCGACCCTCAGAAGGTCCAACGATTTCTGATCATGCCGTTTTGGGAATTACGCTCTGAGCAGGAGTTTGGCAATTTCCTGCTCTCGTTCCCCGACAGTTCAATCGGAGTTCATCTGAGCGGCGTAACCGACAAGTTATTGGACGGCTATGTCGCGGTCTTTCTCGGTGAGAGGCTCTATTTGTTCGAAGCCGCTCTGCAATCCTCCTCCGGGGTAACGGAAGCGAATGTGGAAACGGTCGTGCAGGGTCCGCAAGACGCGCTAACCGAAAATCTCGAAACAAGCCTTAACATGTTGCGTGCCCGCTACCAATCTCCGACCCTGCGCGTGGAGATGTTCACCGTCGGCAAACAGTCCAAGACCAAAATCGCCCTCGTGTACGACCGAGAACGGGCCATCGAAAAACAGATTGAAGAGATTCGCCATAAACTGAACACCATCGACACCGATATGTTGCAAGCGGCGGGCCAGTTGGAGAAATTGCTCGACCCGCGCAAACTCCACCTCTTCCCCACGATGTTGTCCACGGAACGCCCGGACCGCACGGTTCATAATATTTCCAAAGGAAAACTTGCACTGCTCACCGACAAGGCGGGATTCGCCTTGATCACGCCGTCCATTTTCTCCGATTTCTTCAGTTCGATGGATGATTTATATTTTCAGAACGTAGTCGGGAGGTTCCTGCTGACGTTGCGTTATATCGGTTTGGCGCTGACGTTGATCATGCCGTCGTTGTATGTGGTCATCACGTCGTACAACCCGGAGTTCGTACGCGTCCAACTGGCGTTTTCCATCGCGTCGTCTCGCGCAGCCGTCCCGTATCCATCCTATCTGGAAGTGCTGTTCATGCTGCTGATGATGGAGTTTCTGGCAGAGGCAAGTATCCGCTTGCCACGCGCCATCGGACCGACGGCCACCACCGTCGGCGGTTTGATTCTCGGACAAGCTGCCACCGAGGCCGGCTTGGTCAGCAACATCATGATCATCATCGTGTCTGTCGTCGCCATCTCGAACTTCGTCATCCCGATCAACTCGATGAGTTTTACGATTCGTGTGGTCAAGTATCCGTTGCTTTTGTTGTCGACGTTGTTCGGTTTCTTCGGCATGATGGTCGGCTTGATGGCGCTCGCGTTCTACGTGTCCAGCATCACAACGCTTGGCACCCCTTACGTAAAGCTGTTTCGTAAAGGAGATAAGTCGTGA
- a CDS encoding late competence development ComFB family protein, producing the protein MKVVNLMERVVEAALEQQWKHLRMPCDCEICKNDVLALTLNALPTRYVSNDRGRMIVQARMMDEQYQADVLREMSLASEVVAKKPSHTIENS; encoded by the coding sequence ATGAAAGTGGTCAATCTCATGGAGCGAGTCGTCGAGGCCGCGTTGGAACAACAATGGAAGCATCTGCGCATGCCTTGCGATTGCGAGATTTGCAAAAACGACGTGCTTGCCCTCACCCTCAATGCACTGCCCACGCGATATGTTTCCAATGACAGGGGACGCATGATCGTGCAAGCCCGGATGATGGATGAACAGTACCAAGCGGATGTATTGCGGGAAATGTCTCTCGCTTCAGAAGTTGTCGCGAAGAAACCTTCCCATACGATTGAGAATAGTTGA
- a CDS encoding Crp/Fnr family transcriptional regulator, with product MSEICEICSLKTYELFKDLNEEELDQLGRGSTPTMVPKREYIFTPDEPSNQIYMLKSGRVRISRLSETGKHFTLVILEPGDIFGESALFDDEPRRNFAEALDDAQICMIDKREFEKVALSNPSVSLKIAQIVEHRLTEAQEQIENLVFYDVQTRLARLLLKLADIHGERVEHGVQIGIKLTHEDIASLIGSTRETTSKILNEFKAHGWIDVKKRQIILLDQKVLAEMK from the coding sequence ATGAGTGAAATATGTGAAATCTGTTCCCTCAAGACATATGAGCTGTTTAAGGATTTGAATGAGGAAGAACTGGACCAACTCGGGCGTGGCAGCACTCCGACGATGGTACCGAAGCGAGAGTACATCTTCACCCCGGATGAGCCGAGCAACCAGATCTACATGTTGAAGTCCGGCCGAGTCCGCATCTCTCGTCTCTCCGAGACGGGCAAGCATTTCACGTTGGTTATCTTGGAGCCGGGAGACATCTTCGGCGAGAGTGCTCTGTTTGACGACGAACCGCGTCGCAATTTTGCAGAAGCGCTCGATGATGCGCAGATCTGCATGATCGACAAGCGCGAATTCGAAAAAGTCGCCCTGAGCAACCCGAGCGTTTCGCTCAAAATTGCGCAAATCGTCGAGCATCGCTTGACGGAAGCGCAAGAGCAGATTGAGAACTTGGTTTTCTACGACGTGCAAACTCGACTCGCCCGCCTGCTTTTGAAGTTGGCCGACATCCACGGCGAACGCGTCGAACACGGCGTGCAGATCGGGATCAAACTGACTCACGAGGACATCGCTTCGCTGATCGGTTCGACCCGGGAGACCACGTCCAAGATTCTCAACGAATTCAAAGCCCACGGCTGGATCGACGTCAAGAAACGCCAGATCATCTTGCTCGACCAGAAAGTCTTGGCGGAGATGAAGTAG
- a CDS encoding sensor domain-containing protein, producing the protein MDVLSAEKDHAEEFRRMETELRAMKEQFEAFVNNSTVAFIVIDLTGHIIRVNDTFEHILGWTAEEAIGKFLPFVPEPHVQEFLKGLQEQSFSGLASEAVRKRKDGSMFTASETLTPIRNESGEISSYACIMRNIADRKANERLLKVSEQRYKSLFENNPNAIYSVDLQGRFTELNPAVERISGYTPEELLYRDHTILLLPELKDLSVLNHYANHPTEKQEVEATITHKLGHQVDLSVINLPIEVEGEVIGYFCIAKDITEQKRAERIINHMAFTDCLTDLPNRRLFRQRLTETIETAETNPDQKLAVLFIDLDRFKVINDSLGHAFGDHVLQAVSERLQSCVGEQDTLCRMGGDEFTLLLPTVKGPDCAVAMSKRIMEVVRKPLVVDGHEVHITTSIGIALYPENGLDADTLMKNADIAMYRIKEHGKNNYQLYTDVMNEDAIQHLQLERELRKAIDRDEFLLHYQPQVNVSTGQITGMEALVRWQHPHRGLLSPIHFIPLAEETGLIVPIGEWVLRKACEDGQRWLQEGRKPMRMAVNLSLIQFQEPNLVETIQQILEETGLEPRYLELEITESIAMNNVEQVVAKLERLVNLGIQISIDDFGTGFSSLSYLKKFPIHKLKIDRSFITDITSDPDDASIVSAIIAMANSLKLDLIVEGVETEDQQTYLHRLGCFEMQGYLFSRPLPAQMLEQLMQSWLP; encoded by the coding sequence ATGGACGTGTTGTCAGCCGAGAAGGATCATGCGGAAGAATTCAGACGTATGGAAACCGAACTTCGCGCGATGAAGGAACAGTTCGAGGCGTTCGTCAATAACTCCACCGTGGCGTTTATCGTCATCGACCTCACGGGGCACATCATACGTGTGAACGACACGTTTGAACATATTTTGGGTTGGACGGCAGAGGAAGCAATCGGCAAGTTTTTGCCCTTTGTCCCCGAACCGCATGTGCAAGAGTTTTTAAAAGGCCTGCAAGAGCAGTCGTTTTCCGGGTTGGCCAGCGAAGCCGTACGCAAGCGCAAGGACGGCTCGATGTTCACTGCAAGCGAAACCCTCACCCCGATTCGAAACGAATCTGGTGAGATCAGTTCCTATGCCTGCATCATGCGCAACATCGCCGACCGCAAAGCCAACGAACGTCTGCTCAAAGTCAGCGAGCAGCGATACAAATCCCTGTTTGAAAACAACCCCAACGCCATCTACTCCGTCGACCTCCAAGGGCGTTTCACCGAGCTCAACCCGGCTGTGGAACGCATCTCCGGATACACACCGGAAGAGCTGCTCTACCGTGACCACACGATTTTGTTGTTGCCGGAGCTCAAGGATCTCTCGGTGCTGAACCATTACGCAAACCACCCTACCGAGAAGCAAGAGGTGGAAGCGACGATCACCCACAAACTGGGCCATCAGGTCGATCTCTCCGTCATCAACCTGCCGATCGAAGTGGAGGGCGAGGTGATCGGATACTTCTGTATCGCCAAAGACATCACCGAACAAAAACGAGCAGAGCGCATCATCAACCATATGGCGTTCACCGACTGCCTGACCGATCTCCCCAACCGCCGCCTGTTCCGTCAACGGCTGACGGAGACCATCGAAACGGCGGAAACGAACCCTGATCAAAAACTCGCCGTGCTGTTCATCGACCTCGACCGATTCAAAGTCATCAACGACTCGCTCGGTCATGCGTTTGGCGACCATGTGCTGCAAGCCGTCTCCGAGCGCTTGCAATCTTGCGTGGGCGAGCAGGACACGCTCTGCCGCATGGGCGGTGACGAGTTCACGTTGCTGTTGCCGACCGTCAAAGGTCCAGACTGCGCCGTGGCCATGTCGAAGCGAATCATGGAAGTCGTGCGCAAACCGCTGGTCGTGGACGGTCACGAAGTTCACATTACCACGTCGATTGGCATCGCGCTCTATCCCGAGAACGGCCTCGATGCCGATACATTGATGAAAAACGCCGACATCGCCATGTATCGCATCAAAGAACACGGCAAGAACAACTACCAACTCTACACCGACGTCATGAACGAAGACGCGATTCAACACCTGCAATTGGAGCGCGAACTGCGCAAAGCGATCGACCGTGACGAATTCCTCCTCCACTACCAGCCGCAAGTGAACGTCTCCACCGGGCAGATCACCGGCATGGAAGCGTTGGTGCGCTGGCAACATCCGCACCGCGGCCTGCTTTCTCCGATTCACTTCATTCCGCTTGCCGAAGAGACCGGCCTGATCGTTCCGATCGGCGAATGGGTGTTGCGCAAAGCGTGCGAAGACGGCCAACGCTGGCTCCAAGAAGGCCGCAAACCGATGCGCATGGCGGTCAACCTGTCACTGATCCAATTCCAAGAGCCGAACTTGGTCGAGACGATCCAACAAATTCTCGAGGAAACCGGATTGGAGCCACGCTATCTGGAATTGGAGATCACGGAAAGCATCGCGATGAACAACGTCGAGCAAGTCGTCGCCAAATTGGAACGTCTGGTCAACCTCGGCATCCAGATCTCCATCGACGATTTCGGAACGGGGTTCTCGTCGCTGAGCTATCTCAAGAAATTCCCGATCCACAAGCTCAAAATCGACCGTTCCTTCATCACCGACATCACCAGCGACCCGGACGACGCTTCGATCGTCTCGGCGATCATCGCGATGGCGAACTCCCTCAAGCTCGACTTGATCGTGGAAGGTGTCGAGACGGAAGATCAGCAAACCTATTTGCATCGCCTCGGCTGTTTCGAGATGCAAGGCTACCTGTTCTCCCGCCCCCTGCCCGCTCAGATGCTGGAACAATTGATGCAGTCTTGGCTGCCGTAA
- a CDS encoding peptidase E — MKKQIIAMGGGGFSMEPDNLLLDEYVLAQSGKERPKVCFVPTASGDSIDYTERFYTSMNTLNCEPNHLSLFHHHPGTNDFEEYLLSQDVIYVGGGNTRNMIVLWKEWGIDKILRKAWEQGVVLAGLSAGSICWFEEGVTDSVIPKQLHYMNCLGFLSGSNCPHYDGEADRRPTYHRQLREGLISPGLAADDGVGLHYIGTDLHQIISSRPEAKAYRVTLVEGEVVEEALQPVYLG; from the coding sequence ATGAAAAAGCAAATCATCGCCATGGGCGGCGGCGGGTTCTCGATGGAGCCGGACAATCTGTTGCTCGATGAGTACGTACTGGCGCAGTCCGGCAAGGAGCGGCCGAAGGTTTGTTTCGTTCCGACAGCGAGCGGAGATTCGATAGATTATACGGAGCGGTTCTATACGTCGATGAACACGTTGAATTGTGAGCCGAATCATCTGTCGCTGTTCCATCACCATCCGGGGACGAACGATTTTGAAGAGTACCTGCTTTCCCAAGACGTTATCTATGTGGGGGGCGGGAATACGCGGAACATGATCGTGCTGTGGAAGGAATGGGGCATCGACAAAATTCTGCGCAAAGCCTGGGAGCAAGGCGTCGTGCTCGCCGGATTGAGTGCCGGTTCGATCTGCTGGTTCGAAGAAGGCGTAACAGACTCGGTGATTCCGAAGCAGTTGCATTACATGAACTGCTTGGGCTTCCTCTCCGGCAGCAACTGTCCGCACTACGACGGTGAAGCAGACCGCCGCCCCACCTACCATCGTCAATTGCGCGAAGGACTCATCTCCCCCGGCCTCGCCGCCGACGACGGGGTCGGCCTGCACTACATCGGCACCGACCTGCACCAAATCATCTCCTCCCGCCCCGAAGCGAAAGCCTATCGCGTAACGCTTGTGGAGGGTGAAGTTGTGGAAGAAGCGTTGCAGCCGGTGTATCTTGGTTAA